Below is a window of Stappia sp. DNA.
TTTGTTTCGGGAACGGCACCCAAGGCTACAAGGCCCGCTTCGGCGCCGAAAGCCTCGCGCTGCACACCTATTGCCGGCCGGTGACCCGCTTCGGCGCCGCCTGCCTGCGGCTGAAGGACATGTTCGGCAGCGCCGTCCTGCATCTCGGGCCGTCCGCCCGGAGCGGCGACGCCGGACAGGCGCCGGCCGTGTCCCCCGCGCCGCGCCTGCATTGAGGCGGGCCGCTCCAGGCCGCTCGCAGGCGAACCGCGCGGATCAGGCCTGCGCCTCGGCCCGGCGCATGTCGCGTTCCCGGCGCACTTCATGGCGCTTGGTGGCGATCGAGGTGGCGATCACGCCGACGGTGACCACCGCGACGAGGATCGTGCACACGGCGTTGATCTCCGGCGTCACCCCGAGGCGGACCTGCGAGTAGATCTTCATCGGCAGCGTGGTCGCCTCCGGCCCCGTGGTGAAGCTGGCGATGACGAGATCGTCCAGCGACAGCGTGAAGGCCAGCATCCAGCCGGCGATCACGCCGGGCAGGATGAGCGGCAGGGTGATCGAGACGAAGGTGCGCAGCGGCGGACAGCCGAGATCCTGCGCCGCCTCCTCCAGCGAGCGGTCGAAGCCGGCGAGCCGCGATTGCACCACGACCGCGACATAGCACATGGCGAAGGTCGTATGGGCGATCATGATCGTCCAGAACCCGCGCGCCTGGTCGATGGCGACGAAGAGCAGCAGCAGCGACAGCCCGAGGATCACCTCCGGCATGACGAGCGGGGCGTAGACCATGCCGGAAAACAGCGTCCGTCCGGCAAAGCGCCCCGACCGCGTCAGCACGATGGCCGCCAGCGTGCCGAGCACGGTGGCCACGCTCGCCGAGGTGAAGGCCACGCGCACCGTGACCCAGGCGGCGTCGAGCAACTGCTGGTTGTCCAGAAGCTCCACGTACCAGCGCGTCGAGAAGCCGCCCCACACCGTCACCAGCCGGGAATCGTTGAAGGAGTAGATCACCAGAAGCACGATCGGCAGGTAGAGGAAGGAAAACCCCAGTACCAGCGAGGTGACGTTGAACCAGCTCGGTCCCTGACGCATCACGAGGGCTCCCGTTTGGCGGCGGCGCGTGTCATCGATCCTTCTCCGCGCTGCGCTGCTGCTGGTTCTGGAAGAGCACGATCGGCACCACCAGAAGCAGAAGAAGGATGACGGCGACGGCCGACGACACGGGCCAGTCGCGGTTGGCGAAGAACTCGGTCCACAGCGTCTTGCCGATCATCAGCGTGTCGGAGCCGCCGAGCAGATCGGGGATCACGAATTCGCCGACGGCGGGAATGAACACCAGGAAGCAGCCGGCGACGATGCCGGGCACGGACAAAGGCACGGTGATCGTCCAGAAGGCGCGCCAGGGCGGGCACCCGAGATCGCTCGCCGCCTCCAGCAGGCTGGTGTCGAGCTTCTCCAGATTGGCGTAGAGCGGCAGCACCATGAAGGGCAGGTAGGAATAGACGATGCCGATATAGACGGCGATGTTGGTGTTGAGAATCGTCAGCGGATCGTCGATCAGCCCGAGCGCCATCAGAAGCTGGTTCAGCAGCCCCTCGTTCTTGAGGATGCCGATCCAGGCGTAGACGCGGATGAGAAAGCTCGTCCAGAACGGCAGGATCACCAGCATCAGGAGCGTCGCCCGCCAGGCCTTGGGCGCGCGCGCCATGCCATAGGCCAGCGGATAGCCGACGAGAAGCGTGATCGCCGTCGACACGCCGGCGATCCACACGCTGGAGAGATAGGACTTCCAGTAAAGGTCGTCTTCCGTCAGCCAGACGTAGTTCTCGAAGGAAAAGGCGGCGAGGGCGCTGCGCAGGCTCTCCCAGCCCTGCGCAAGGTCGATGGTCGGCGTGTAGGGCGGGATCGCCACCGCGATCTGCGACAGCGAGATCTTGAAGACGATGAAGAAGGGCGCGAGGAAAAACACCAGCAGCCACGCGTAAGGGATGGCGATCAGCAGCCAGCCGGCCGCTCCGCGCCGGGCCTTGCGCTTGCGCGCGGGCACGGCGAAGGCTGCCGCAGCGCCACTATCGGTCCGATCCGTCATGCCCGCTCCCCCTTTTCCCTGGTAAGCCGCCCCGCCTAGCGGGTGAGCACCATGCCCGCGTCCCGGTCCCAGGACAGCCACACGCGGTCTTCCCAGCCGATCGGCTTTTCCACGACCCGGCTGCGGTTGGCGACGGTGGCGCGCACGGTCTGATCGTCGACGATATGCGTGTGATAGATCGACACGTCGCCGAGATAGCCGATGTCCCAGATCTCGCCGGTCAGGCGGTTGACCGCACCCTCCGGCTCGTCGAAGCCGATGCGCACCTTTTCGGGGCGGATGGCGAACCACACGGTGTCGCCGATGCCGGCGTCCACCGGCTGCGCCACCTCGATGTCGCAGGCCATCGTGCTGGCGGCAAGCCGCGTCACCTCTCCCTCGCGGCCCGCGACCTTGCACTCCAGAATGTTGATATCGCCGATGAAATCCGCGACGAAGCGCGAGTTGGGCAACTCGTAGATTTCCGCCGGAGTCGCGATCTGGATGATGCGGCCCTTGTCCATCACCGCGATCCGGTCGGCCATGGTCATGGCCTCTTCCTGGTCGTGGGTGACGATCACGAAGGTCATGCCGAGATCGTGCTGCAGGTCGGTCAGCTCGAACTGGGTCTCCTCGCGCAGCTTGCGGTCGAGCGCGCCGAGCGGCTCGTCGAGCAGCAGCACCTTCGGTTTCTTGGCGAGCGAGCGGGCGAGCGCCACGCGCTGGCGCTGACCGCCGGAGAGCTGATGCGGCTTGCGCTTCGCGAAGTCCTGCAGCTTCACCAGCTTGAGCATCTCGGCGACGCGCGTCTCGATGTCCGGCTTCGCCATGCCCTCCTGCTTCAGCCCGAAGGCGACATTCGCCTCCACGCTCATGTGGGGGAAGAGCGCGTAGGACTGGAACATCATGTTCACCGGGCGGCGGTGCGGCGGCACGCCGGCGAGGTTCTGGCCGTCGAGAAGGATCTCCCCCTCGCTCGGCGTCTCGAAGCCGGCGAGCATGCGCATCATCGTCGTCTTGCCGCAGCCCGAGCCGCCCAGAAGCGCGAAGAACTCGCGCTCGTAGATCTTGAGGCTGAGGTTGTCGACGGCGGTGAAATCGCCGAACCGCTTGGTGACGTTTCGAAATTCGATGTAGGGCGTGGCGCTGGGGTCGTCCCAGGGCTGAAAGTCCCGCCGTACCGGCCCGATCGGTTTCTTCGCCAAGGATGCCCCTCCCACGCCCCTGATGGGTGACGGGCCCGGCCGGCGGCCGGGCCCGATACGCCGTTACTGGCCGGTCTTCACCTTGGTCCACTCGCGGGTGCGCACGCGCATGGCGCGCGGCGCCTTGGTGGTCGTGGTGAAGAGGTTGTCGACCGTCGCGTCGGACGGATAGACCGCCGGGTCGTTGAGCACGTCCGGATCGACGAACTCCTTGCTGGCCAGATTGCCGTTTGCGTAGAAGACATAATTCGTCGCTCGGGCGATCACCTCGGGCCGCATGATGTAGTCGAGGAAGATATGCGCTTCCTCCGGGTGCGGCGCGTCGGCGGGGATCGCCATGTTGTCGAACCACATCATCGCCCCTTCCTTGGGGATCGAATAGGCGACAGTGACGCCGTTGTCGGCCTCCGCCGCGCGGTCGCGCGCCTGAAGAACGTCGCCCGACCAGCCGACCGCGAGGCAGATGTCGCCGTTGGCGAGCGCGTTGATGTACTCCGAGGAGTGGAATTTCTGGATATAGGGCCGGATCTTTAGCAGAAGCTCCGTCGCCTTCTCGAAGTCCTCGGTGCTGTTGCTGTCCGGATCGAGGCCCAGATAGTTGAGCGCGGCCGGGTACATCTCGTCCGCCGTGTCGAGCAGATGAATGCCGCAATCGGCGAACTTCGACGCCACCTCCGGATCGAAGATCATGTCCCAGCTGTCGACGGGCGCATCCGGCATGCGCTCCTTGATCATCTCGACATTGTAGCCGATGCCGGTCGTGCCCCACATGTAGTTGATGGCATGTTCGTTGCCCGGATCGAACTTCTCGATCCGCTGCATGATCTGCGGCCAGAGATTGTCGATGTTCTCCAGCTTCGACTTGTCCAGCTTGCCGAAGACCCCGGCCTGGATCTGCCGGCCGAGGAAGGTGCCGGTGGGCACGACCACGTCGTATCCGGTGCCGCCGGCGAGCAGTTTGGTTTCGAGGATCTCGTTGCTGTCGAAGACGTCGTAGACGACCTTGATGCCGGTTTCCCTGGTGAAGTCCTCCAGGATCGACTCGTCGATATAGTCGGACCAGTTGTAGACGCGCACCGTGCGCTCCTGGGCCGACACGCTCGTGGCCGCGAGGACGGCGGCCATCGCCACACCCGCGCAAAGCAGCTTCTTCATCATTCCTCACCTCCGTCCGTCTCGTCCGTTGGGCACACGACGCGCCCGCGCACCTCGCCCCAGCCTAGAAGCAACGCGCGCCGCGGCTCAAGGGCACACCGCGCGCATCCCCCTGAAAAAACGTGCGCCCCCGGCGCGAAGGCCGTCCCCCGCGATCAAGGACGCGATCACAGATAGGTCTGGCGTTCGAGCGTCGAAATCTCGCGCCCGAATGCGAAGAGTTCATGACGCTTGATGTCGACCAGCACCTTGTGCATCTCCTCTCCGACCGCCTCCTTCATGGCGTCGGAGGCGGCGAAGGCGTCGATCGCCTCGTCCATCCAGGGCGTCAGATGCGGCGCGGTCTTTTCGTAGGCATTGCCGACCACCGGCGGGGGCGGAGCGGCCTTGCCGCGCATGCCGGCGAGCATGCCGGCGAGCACACCGGTCAGCACCAGATAGGGATTGGCGTCGGCGCCGGCGATGCGATGCTCGACGCGCGCCGCCTCCGGCGTGCAGGCCGGCACCCGCAGCGCCACGGAGCGGTTGTCGTGGCCCCAGCAGATGGAGGTCGGCGCATAGGAGCCCGGCTGCATCCGGCGGAAGCCGTTGAAGGTCGAGACGAACAGGAGATGCGCCACCGGCATCGTGTCGAGCAGGCCCTTGATGGCATGGCCGAGACGCGCCTCGCCGTGCTCGGGATCGGCGAAGACGTTGCCGCTGCCGTCCTCCAGCGAGACATGCACATGCATGCCGTTGCCCGGCCATTCCACAAAGGGCTTGGCCATGAAGGACGCCTTGAGGTCGTGCTTGCGCGCGACGCCGGCGACGAGGCGGCGCAGCAGCACCGCATCGTCGGCCGCGCGCAGCGGATCGCGCCGGTAATGCAGGTTGAGCTCGAACTGCCCCGGCGCGGCTTCCGACACCGCCGCGTCGGCGGGAATGTCCTGCGCGTCGGCGGAGCGGCGGATCTCGTCGACCAGCGGCATGAAGGCTTCCAGATCCGACAGCGCATACATGTTCTGCCGGGCCGGGCCGAGATGGGTGGAAAACACCGGCGTCGGATCGCCGCTCCAGTCGCCGTCGTCCTGATCCTCGAAGAGATAGAATTCCATCTCGAAGGCGGCGGTGGCCGTCAGGCCGTGCTCCGCCAGCCGGTCGGTCATGCGCGCCAGCACGTGGCGCGGGTCGCACAGGAAGGGAACGCCGTCGCGGTCGTGCATCGACAGGAGCACCTGCGCCGTCGGCCGCGCGGCCCAGGGCACGGTCTTCAAGGTGCCGGGCACAGGCCAGCACACGCCGTCCTTGTCGCCGGTCTCGATGTGCATGCCCGTTTCCTCGACCTCGCGGCCCCAGACATCGAGGCCGAAGAGCGAAAAGGGCAGGTTCACGCCGTTCTCATAAACCTTGCGCAGGGCGCTTCCGGGAAGCCACTTTCCTCTGAGCACGCCGTTGCTGTCGGGCAGGATCACCTCGACCGTGTCGAGATCGGGATGCTCCGCCTCGAAGCGCGCAAGCTCTTCCTGCCGCGCCGCGTCGTCGCCCGGGCGGGTCCAGCCGGTGGCGGCGCCGGTCGCAGTGCCGGTCGGACTGGAGGTCAGCATGAAAAACTCGACATCGGACGGTCCTTTGTGCGCCGGGCCCGGGACTGTGCCGGGGCCGGGCCGGAGAGGCGTTGAAACAGGGCCTGAAGCCGCGGGGTGCCGAAGGCGCCCGAGGTGGCCGAAGGGGTGTTTCGCGCGCGCCCGTCCCGATCCCCCTCCCGGTCTTCCCTTGAGTGTGGCACAGGCGTGCAACACAGGTTGTGAGGCCTGCCGCGCGGGGCGGGTGGACGGGGCGCGATTGCCGCGAACTGAAAAATGTGATCACGTAGGTGCGGGAGTGTCAAGCGGCCTGTCAGGGTGGGCCCCTTCGACATGAAAGGCTCCGGGGCACGCGACCCCGGGCCCAGGAAAGGACGGCAGCGATGGCCGACAGTGGAAAGGCGCTTGCGGATACGCCGCCGCCCGGGCCGCCCGCCCCCGACCGACCCGGGCGCTCGTCCGCCCGCGACCGGGTGGAGCGCGCGGTGCGCGAGGCGTTGCTGAGCGGGCGCTTCGTGCCGGGGCGGTCGGTGACCCTGCGCGGACTGGCGCAGGATCTGGGCGTCAGCCCCATGCCGGTGCGCGAGGCGGTGCGCTCGCTCGCCGCCGGCCAGGCGCTGGAAATCCGCGCCAACGGCCGCATCCAGGTGCCCACGATGACCGCGGAGCGGCTGGCGGAACTGCTCAAGGCGCGGCTGTTGCTGGAACCGGAGTTGGCGCTGGCCGCCGGCGCGCGGCTCGGCGCGCGCGACGCCGACGTCCTGCGGCGGATCGACGACCGCGTCGACGACAGCCTGCGCGGCGGCGATGCGGAGACCTACATGCGCGAAAACTTCGCCTTTCACTTCTATATCTATCGCGCGGCCGGGTCCGAGGTTCTGCTGCCGCTGGTGGAAAGCCTGTGGCTGCAGTTTGCGCCCTTCATGCGAACGGTATACGGGCGGGTGGGAACGGCCGCGCTGGAGGACCACCACAAGGAGGCCATCGAGGCGGTTCGGGCGGGCGACGCCAATGCCTTGCGCGCCGCGGTGGCCGGGGACATCCGCTGCGGGATGGACCTTCTCGATGAGGGGGGCGCGCTGTGCGCGGCCGGGGCCGCCGATTGACATCGGCGAAAATGTGATCACAAATGCGCGGGTGCGTGGTCGACCGGTGTCGCCACGCCGCGTTGGGACAGGTGACAATCGTGAGCAAAAAAAAGAAGGCGCAACCGAAGGTCGACAGCCTGCGCGGCGTCGCCGATCTCGACGAGGCGCGGATCTGGCTTTCGGAGCGCGGCATCGAGGATATCGAGTGCATCGTGCCCGATCTCGCCGGCGTGGCGCGCGGCAAGATGATGCCGACGGAAAAATTCTTCTCCGGCCCCATCATGACGATGCCCTCGTCGATCTTCGCGCAGACGATTTCCGGCGACTATCCGCCCGACGACCAGCGCTTCCAGCACAATCCGACCGACGGCGACCTGTTCTTCAAGGCCGATTACGCGACACTCACGACCGTGCCCTGGGAAAGCGATCCGACCGCCCAGCTCATCCACGACGCCTATACCCGCGAGGGTATTCCGGTGGAGACGGCGCCGCGCAACGTGCTCAAGCGCGTCCTGCAACTTTACGAGGACGAGGGCTGGGAGCCGCTCGTCGCGCCGGAAATCGAGTTCTACCTCGTGCGACCGAACACTGACCCGGACTATCCGCTGGAGCCGCCGACCGGGCGCTCGGGCCGCCCCGAGGTCGGGCGTCAGTCCTATTCGATCTCGGCGCTCAACGAATTCGACGATCTGATCGACGACATCTACGACCTGTCGGAGGCGCAGGGGCTGGAGATCGACACGCTCATCCACGAGGAGGGCGCGGCGCAGATGGAGATCAACCTGCGTCACGGCCATCCGCTGGAGCTCGCGGACCAGGTGTTCCTGTTCAAGCGCACCATCCGCGAGGCCGCGCTGCGCCACGACATGTACGCCACCTTCATGGCCAAGCCGATGTCGAACCAGCCCGGCTCGTCCATGCACATCCACCAGTCGGTGATCGACAAGAAGACCGGCGACAACATCTTCTCCAACAAGGACGGGGAGGCGAGCCGCGAGTTCCTGTCCTTCATCGCCGGGCATCAGGCCTTCCTGCCGGCGGTGACCTGCATCATGGCGCCCTACGTGAACTCCTACCGCCGCTTTTCCCGCGACAGCACGGCGCCGGTCAATGTCTTCTGGGGCTATGACAACCGCACGGTGGGACTGCGCGTGCCCAACGCCAAGCCCGCGGCGCGCCGGCTGGAAAACCGCGTGCCCTCCTCGGATGCCAATCCCTATCTCGCCATCGCCGCCTCGCTTGCCTGCGGCTATCTCGGCATGATGCAGAAGCTCACCCCCGACGAACCGCGCACCGGATACTCCAGCGACCATATGCACGCGCTGCCGCGCGGCCTGCTGGAGGCGGTGGCGATGTTCGAGGAGTGCGAGGAACTCAACGAGGTCTTCGGCGAGAAATTCGTGGCGACCTATCGGGCGATCAAGCAGGAGGAATTCGAGACCTTCATGGCGGTGATCAGCCCCTGGGAGCGCGAATACCTGCTCCTCAACGTGTGAGGCGTTGCCGCCTCACCGCGTCCGGCCTTTTCGACAGTGTTTCACGGCGCGCGCCCCCGGCGCCGCCGCAATCGGGAGATCAGCACGCCATGTCCGGTGCATCCAACCTCTATCCGACGAAGGATCTTCAGGCGCGCGATGCGGCGCACCACATCCATCCCTTCACCGACACCGGCGCGCTCAATCGCGAGGGCTCGCGCATCATCACTGAGGCCGACGGCGTCTGGCTGACCGACAGCGACGGCAACCGCTATCTCGACGGCATGGCCGGCCTGTGGTGCTGTCAGGTGGGTCATGGCCGCCGCGAGATCGCCGACGCGGTGCATCGCCAGATGCTGGAGCTCGACTATTTCAACACCTTCTTCAAGACCAGCCACCCGCCGGCGATCGCGCTTGCCGAAAAGCTCTCGGAACTGACCCCGCCGCAGTTCAACCGCGTGTTCTTCACCTCCTCCGGCTCCGAGGCGAATGACACCGTGTTCCGCATGGTCCGCACCTATTGGGACCTGATGGGCCAACCGAGAAAGAAGACGATCATCGGCCGCTGGAACGGCTACCACGGTTCGACACTCGCCGGCACCAGCCTCGGCGGCATGACGGCGATGCACGAACAGGGCGACCTGCCGCTGCCGGGCGTGCACCACATCGCCCAGCCCTACTGGTTCGGCGAGGGCGGCGACATGAGCCCGCACGATTTCGGCCTCAAGGCGGCGCGCGAGCTCGAACGCGCCATCGACCAGTTGGGCGGAGACACGGTGGCGGCCTTCATCGCCGAGCCGATCCAGGGCGCCGGCGGCGTCATCATCCCGCCCGACAGTTATTGGCCGGAAGTCGCCCGCATCTGCAAGGAGCGCGACATTCTGCTCGTCGTCGACGAGGTGATCTGCGGCTTCGGCCGGCTCGGCACCTGGTTCGGGTCCGAATATTTCGGCGTCGAGCCGGATCTGATGCCCATCGCCAAGGGGCTGTCCTCCGGCTATCTGCCGATCGGCGGCGTGATGGTGTCGGACCGCGTCGCCGATGCCTTCATCGAGAAGGGCGGCGAGTTCTTCCACGGCTACACCTACTCCGGCCATCCGGCCTGCTGCGCGGCGGCGCTCGCCAATCTGGAGATCATCCAGCGCGAGAACCTCGTCGGCCGGGTCGCCGATGACATCGGGCCCTATCTGCAGAAGAAATGGCGCGCGCTGGGCGATCATCCGCTGGTCGGCGAGGCGCGCATGGTGGGGCTCATCGGCGCGCTGGAACTGGTGCCGGCCAAGGGTGACCGGAGCCGGGCCTTCCAGCCGGTCGGCGAGGTCGGCACCCTGTGCCGCGACATCTCCTTCGCGAACGGGCTGGTCATGCGCAGCGTGCGCGACAGCATGGTGATCTCGCCGCCGCTGGTGTTGACCCATGAAGAAGCCGACGACCTGGTCGCGCGCGCCGAACGCACGCTCGACGACACCTATGCGGCGTTGAAGCGCGACGGGCGCATCGCGGCCTGAGGCAAGGGGGCCGCCGATGACCGATCTGCTGCATCCGCATGCGCCGTCCTATTATGCCGCGACGGTGCCCGAGCGCGGTCTGCGGGCGCCGCTCGCGGGCACGGTGCGGGCCGATGTCGCCGTGGTCGGCGGCGGCTTCACCGGACTCAACGCGGCGCTGACGCTCGCCGAGGCGGGGCGCTCCGTCGTTCTGCTCGAGGCCAACCGGATCGGCTGGGGCGCAAGCGGGCGCAACGGCGGGCAGTTGCACAGCGGACAGAGGCGCGACCAGCATTTCCTCGAAGCCTCCTTCGGCAAGGACACGGCGCGCCACCTGTGGACCATGGCGGAGGACGCCAAGGCGCTGCTGCACGACCGGCGGCAGCGGTATTCCATCGACTGCGAGTGGATGCCCGGCCTGATCGAGGCGGCGCACAAGGAACACTTCGTCGCCGAGGAATGGGACTACGCCGAGAAGCTCGCCCGCGACTACGGCTACGACAAGCTCGCGCCGCTGACGCGTGCGGAGCTTGGTGCGGCGATCGGGACGGAGGCCTATTTCGGCGGCGTGCGCGACGCGGGCGCGGGGCACCTGCACACGCTGAAGCTCGCGCAAGGGCTCGCCGACGCGCTGGAGGCGGCCGGCGGCGCGATCCATGAGGCGAGCCCCGTCACCGGGCTCGTCGATCATGCCGGCGGCGTCGAGGTGCGCACCGGTCAGGGCGCGGTACAGGCGGACAATGTGCTGCTCGCCGGCAACGGCTATCTCGCCGGGATCGACGCGGACAGCGAGGCCCGCGTCATGCCGATCAACAATTTCATCCTGACGACCGAGCCGCTGTCGCAGGAGCAGGCCGACCGGCTGATCCCCGGACGCGAGGCGGTCTCCGACAGCCGCTTCGTGGTCTACTACTGGCGGCTGACGCAGGACCGCCGGCTTTTGTTCGGCGGCGGCGAAACCTATCGCCGGGGCTTTCCGCCCGATATCGAGCGCTTCGTGCGCGGCCATCTGGCGAATGTCTACCCGCAGCTTTCCGGCGTGCCCGTCTCACATGCCTGGGGCGGAACGCTCGGCGTGACCCAGTCGCGCCTGCCCTGCCTGACGCGCAGCCGGCCCGGCGTCTATGTCGCGGCGGGCTTTTCCGGGCACGGCGTCGCCATGGCCGGCTTTTGCGGCCACGTCACCGCGCAGGCGATGTTGGGCGACAGCGACCGCTTCGATGTCTTTTCGGCGCTGCCGACCCCGCGCTTCCCGGGCGGGCGGGCGCTGCGCTGGCCGATCCTGGTGCTCGCCATGAGCTGGTTCGCGCTGCGCGACCGGCTCTAGGAGTGAAGCGCGGTGCCCCTCAGGGTGCCGGCGTTCAGGGTGCCGGCGTTCAGGGCGCCGGCGTGCCGCCCTGCAGCACGGTAACCATCTTGTCCGTGTCGATGTTCTGCCCGCACAGGATGACGCCCGGCGTCGCGCCCCGCACCCGGTCGGCCATCAGCGCGGCGAGCGGCGCGGCGCCGGCGCCCTCGGCGGCGTTGTGGGTGGTGCGGTAGTAGAGGCGGATGGCGTCCGCCACCTGGTCGTCGCTGACGCGCACGATGTCCTCCGCCCCGGCGCGGATCATGGCGAGCGCCGTCTCGTCGGGACAGCGCACCGCCATGCCGTCGGCGAAGGTCGCGGCGCTCGACGTCTCGGTGAGCCGTCCGCTTTCCAGCGAACGCGCATAGGCGTCCGCCTTGTCGGAAACGACGCCGACGAT
It encodes the following:
- a CDS encoding ABC transporter permease subunit, whose protein sequence is MTDRTDSGAAAAFAVPARKRKARRGAAGWLLIAIPYAWLLVFFLAPFFIVFKISLSQIAVAIPPYTPTIDLAQGWESLRSALAAFSFENYVWLTEDDLYWKSYLSSVWIAGVSTAITLLVGYPLAYGMARAPKAWRATLLMLVILPFWTSFLIRVYAWIGILKNEGLLNQLLMALGLIDDPLTILNTNIAVYIGIVYSYLPFMVLPLYANLEKLDTSLLEAASDLGCPPWRAFWTITVPLSVPGIVAGCFLVFIPAVGEFVIPDLLGGSDTLMIGKTLWTEFFANRDWPVSSAVAVILLLLLVVPIVLFQNQQQRSAEKDR
- a CDS encoding FAD-binding oxidoreductase; this translates as MTDLLHPHAPSYYAATVPERGLRAPLAGTVRADVAVVGGGFTGLNAALTLAEAGRSVVLLEANRIGWGASGRNGGQLHSGQRRDQHFLEASFGKDTARHLWTMAEDAKALLHDRRQRYSIDCEWMPGLIEAAHKEHFVAEEWDYAEKLARDYGYDKLAPLTRAELGAAIGTEAYFGGVRDAGAGHLHTLKLAQGLADALEAAGGAIHEASPVTGLVDHAGGVEVRTGQGAVQADNVLLAGNGYLAGIDADSEARVMPINNFILTTEPLSQEQADRLIPGREAVSDSRFVVYYWRLTQDRRLLFGGGETYRRGFPPDIERFVRGHLANVYPQLSGVPVSHAWGGTLGVTQSRLPCLTRSRPGVYVAAGFSGHGVAMAGFCGHVTAQAMLGDSDRFDVFSALPTPRFPGGRALRWPILVLAMSWFALRDRL
- a CDS encoding ABC transporter permease yields the protein MRQGPSWFNVTSLVLGFSFLYLPIVLLVIYSFNDSRLVTVWGGFSTRWYVELLDNQQLLDAAWVTVRVAFTSASVATVLGTLAAIVLTRSGRFAGRTLFSGMVYAPLVMPEVILGLSLLLLFVAIDQARGFWTIMIAHTTFAMCYVAVVVQSRLAGFDRSLEEAAQDLGCPPLRTFVSITLPLILPGVIAGWMLAFTLSLDDLVIASFTTGPEATTLPMKIYSQVRLGVTPEINAVCTILVAVVTVGVIATSIATKRHEVRRERDMRRAEAQA
- a CDS encoding glutamine synthetase family protein; this encodes MSKKKKAQPKVDSLRGVADLDEARIWLSERGIEDIECIVPDLAGVARGKMMPTEKFFSGPIMTMPSSIFAQTISGDYPPDDQRFQHNPTDGDLFFKADYATLTTVPWESDPTAQLIHDAYTREGIPVETAPRNVLKRVLQLYEDEGWEPLVAPEIEFYLVRPNTDPDYPLEPPTGRSGRPEVGRQSYSISALNEFDDLIDDIYDLSEAQGLEIDTLIHEEGAAQMEINLRHGHPLELADQVFLFKRTIREAALRHDMYATFMAKPMSNQPGSSMHIHQSVIDKKTGDNIFSNKDGEASREFLSFIAGHQAFLPAVTCIMAPYVNSYRRFSRDSTAPVNVFWGYDNRTVGLRVPNAKPAARRLENRVPSSDANPYLAIAASLACGYLGMMQKLTPDEPRTGYSSDHMHALPRGLLEAVAMFEECEELNEVFGEKFVATYRAIKQEEFETFMAVISPWEREYLLLNV
- a CDS encoding polyamine ABC transporter substrate-binding protein is translated as MKKLLCAGVAMAAVLAATSVSAQERTVRVYNWSDYIDESILEDFTRETGIKVVYDVFDSNEILETKLLAGGTGYDVVVPTGTFLGRQIQAGVFGKLDKSKLENIDNLWPQIMQRIEKFDPGNEHAINYMWGTTGIGYNVEMIKERMPDAPVDSWDMIFDPEVASKFADCGIHLLDTADEMYPAALNYLGLDPDSNSTEDFEKATELLLKIRPYIQKFHSSEYINALANGDICLAVGWSGDVLQARDRAAEADNGVTVAYSIPKEGAMMWFDNMAIPADAPHPEEAHIFLDYIMRPEVIARATNYVFYANGNLASKEFVDPDVLNDPAVYPSDATVDNLFTTTTKAPRAMRVRTREWTKVKTGQ
- a CDS encoding glutamine synthetase family protein, whose amino-acid sequence is MLTSSPTGTATGAATGWTRPGDDAARQEELARFEAEHPDLDTVEVILPDSNGVLRGKWLPGSALRKVYENGVNLPFSLFGLDVWGREVEETGMHIETGDKDGVCWPVPGTLKTVPWAARPTAQVLLSMHDRDGVPFLCDPRHVLARMTDRLAEHGLTATAAFEMEFYLFEDQDDGDWSGDPTPVFSTHLGPARQNMYALSDLEAFMPLVDEIRRSADAQDIPADAAVSEAAPGQFELNLHYRRDPLRAADDAVLLRRLVAGVARKHDLKASFMAKPFVEWPGNGMHVHVSLEDGSGNVFADPEHGEARLGHAIKGLLDTMPVAHLLFVSTFNGFRRMQPGSYAPTSICWGHDNRSVALRVPACTPEAARVEHRIAGADANPYLVLTGVLAGMLAGMRGKAAPPPPVVGNAYEKTAPHLTPWMDEAIDAFAASDAMKEAVGEEMHKVLVDIKRHELFAFGREISTLERQTYL
- a CDS encoding ABC transporter ATP-binding protein, which translates into the protein MAKKPIGPVRRDFQPWDDPSATPYIEFRNVTKRFGDFTAVDNLSLKIYEREFFALLGGSGCGKTTMMRMLAGFETPSEGEILLDGQNLAGVPPHRRPVNMMFQSYALFPHMSVEANVAFGLKQEGMAKPDIETRVAEMLKLVKLQDFAKRKPHQLSGGQRQRVALARSLAKKPKVLLLDEPLGALDRKLREETQFELTDLQHDLGMTFVIVTHDQEEAMTMADRIAVMDKGRIIQIATPAEIYELPNSRFVADFIGDINILECKVAGREGEVTRLAASTMACDIEVAQPVDAGIGDTVWFAIRPEKVRIGFDEPEGAVNRLTGEIWDIGYLGDVSIYHTHIVDDQTVRATVANRSRVVEKPIGWEDRVWLSWDRDAGMVLTR
- a CDS encoding aspartate aminotransferase family protein — protein: MSGASNLYPTKDLQARDAAHHIHPFTDTGALNREGSRIITEADGVWLTDSDGNRYLDGMAGLWCCQVGHGRREIADAVHRQMLELDYFNTFFKTSHPPAIALAEKLSELTPPQFNRVFFTSSGSEANDTVFRMVRTYWDLMGQPRKKTIIGRWNGYHGSTLAGTSLGGMTAMHEQGDLPLPGVHHIAQPYWFGEGGDMSPHDFGLKAARELERAIDQLGGDTVAAFIAEPIQGAGGVIIPPDSYWPEVARICKERDILLVVDEVICGFGRLGTWFGSEYFGVEPDLMPIAKGLSSGYLPIGGVMVSDRVADAFIEKGGEFFHGYTYSGHPACCAAALANLEIIQRENLVGRVADDIGPYLQKKWRALGDHPLVGEARMVGLIGALELVPAKGDRSRAFQPVGEVGTLCRDISFANGLVMRSVRDSMVISPPLVLTHEEADDLVARAERTLDDTYAALKRDGRIAA
- a CDS encoding GntR family transcriptional regulator, which encodes MADSGKALADTPPPGPPAPDRPGRSSARDRVERAVREALLSGRFVPGRSVTLRGLAQDLGVSPMPVREAVRSLAAGQALEIRANGRIQVPTMTAERLAELLKARLLLEPELALAAGARLGARDADVLRRIDDRVDDSLRGGDAETYMRENFAFHFYIYRAAGSEVLLPLVESLWLQFAPFMRTVYGRVGTAALEDHHKEAIEAVRAGDANALRAAVAGDIRCGMDLLDEGGALCAAGAAD